One Penicillium oxalicum strain HP7-1 chromosome III, whole genome shotgun sequence genomic region harbors:
- a CDS encoding DNA repair and recombination protein translates to MVFKPFKPPLIRKADTSLSTNDSTDPPTKRPRLSKDDVSAEQPLPSVSSPSSRKPLLQVKNVGQESSARASANPTPQDKAIYERFFNALCLKITQFSVKAETNSKEEQDVGRRWILAVRSGFLYLRDVGGKDMGRVAYESELEPGKMLYIAGKEVEIDSEIPRNEYLAAKQSFSDSKPAAGSTKTPAKTSLPTMTRREPQKRLLPTGPSYTASIKGEVSTSDGTSTGKPAKRLGAYKRPLLDNNTNTSTSLGTVTPRHDPLAKGALVMPRPQSAPPGKQIVDVVVDPLLTKSLRQHQREGVKFLYECVMGMRDFNGEGAILADDMGLGKTLQTIALLWTLLKQNPIYGEPPVIKKALIVCPVTLINNWRKEFRKWLGNERLGVFVFDDKRKRLTDFTKGKAYSIMIVGYEKLRTVQEGLSRGVGVDIVIADEGHRLKTLQNKSGQAIQSLNAAKRVILSGTPIQNDLKEFFAAVDLVNPGVLGNFKSFIREFETPIVRSRQPEATKKDVEKGESRSEELRELTSKFILRRTADILSKYLPPKSEYVLFCKPTRVQANIYKAVLQSPIFQTAMGNAESALQLITILKKLCNSPSLLSAKNTDDSPNETISALLASLPPNLVRQFSASASSKIRVLDQILDSLHAKTSEKIVLVSNYTSTLTLLATLLTSLGLPFLRLDGSTPAQKRQPLVDDFNRLPAEACFAFLLSAKAGGTGLNLIGASRLILFDVDWNPATDIQAMARIHRDGQKNHCRIYRVVLKGSLEEKIWQRQVTKLGLADSVMEHKDSVSQFSTAELRDLFRLDEESTCQTHELLGCDCGGKGIAPVLSGTTTPKENLDTDLSELSDPPSELDDEGEDEDDDEDLPDLPTLMKASEVDMEKQERDIREKSRRRQTTSHRGGKTRSKSQKDKMHQSLAQYAHVDPSLLCGDNDDENEIAAAVDDDILVDLLKDECNQIGYLFKKTSGAQVELPPAVVLDA, encoded by the exons ATGGTTTTCAAGCCCTTCAAGCCTCCTTTGATCAGGAAAGCAGACACTTCGTTATCCACGAATGACTCAACAGATCCCCCTACGAAAAGGCCTCGTCTGTCAAAAGATGATGTGAGCGCCGAGCAACCATTGCCATCCGTATCGTCACCCAGTAGCCGGAAACCGCTTTTACAAGTTAAAAATGTGGGCCAAGAATCTTCAGCCAGGGCGTCGGCCAACCCAACACCCCAGGATAAGGCGATCTACGAGAGATTCTTCAACGCGCTATG TCTGAAAATAACACAATTTTCTGTAAAGGCGGAAACCAACAgcaaagaagaacaagacGTGGGACGGAGATGGATACTCGCCGTTCGGAGTGGCTTTCTATACCTTCGCGACGTGGGAGGCAAAGATATGGGACGGGTGGCATACGAATCGGAGCTTGAGCCCGGTAAAATGCTCTACATCGCCGGCAAAGAAGTTGAAATAGACTCCGAGATTCCACGAAACGAGTACCTGGCAGCCAAGCAGAGCTTTAGTGATTCGAAGCCCGCCGCTGGGTCTACCAAAACCCCTGCAAAAACATCACTCCCGACCATGACGAGGAGAGAGCCACAGAAACGGCTACTACCGACAGGACCGAGCTACACTGCGTCCATCAAAGGCGAAGTGTCTACTTCCGATGGGACCTCCACCGGCAAGCCAGCAAAGAGACTGGGAGCGTACAAAAGACCGCTTCTTGATAATAACACGAACACGTCGACAAGTCTTGGAACCGTCACTCCGCGGCACGACCCACTCGCCAAAGGGGCTTTGGTCATGCCTCGCCCACAGTCTGCACCTCCAGGCAAGCAAATTGTCGACGTAGTGGTTGATCCACTGCTCACCAAAAGCCTACGGCAACATCAGCGCGAGGGTGTCAAATTTCTTTACGAGTGTGTGATGGGGATGCGCGACTTCAATGGCGAGGGCGCCATCTTGGCGGACGACATGGGCTTGGGCAAGACTTTGCAGACAATAGCCTTGCTGTGGACATTGCTCAAGCAGAACCCTATTTACGGCGAGCCCCCCGTTATCAAGAAAGCCCTCATTGTTTGCCCCGTGACTCTGATCAACAACTGGCGCAAAGAGTTCCGCAAGTGGCTGGGCAATGAGAGACTTGGTGTTTTCGTCTTTGACGACAAGCGGAAACGTCTGACCGATTTTACCAAAGGCAAAGCATATAGTATTATGATTGTCGGCTATGAGAAGCTGAGGACTGTGCAGGAAGGCTTGTCCAGGGGTGTTGGCGTTGATATTGTCATTGCAGATGAGGGACATCGCTTGAAAACTTTGCAAAACAAGAGTGGCCAAGCGATTCAATCCCTTAATGCAGCGAAAAGAGTGATTTTATCTGGAACTCCAATTCAGAATGATTTGAAGGAATTTTTCGCTGCCGTCGATCTGGTCAATCCTGGTGTCTTGGGCAATTTCAAATCGTTCATCCGGGAGTTTGAAACTCCCATTGTACGAAGTCGACAACCCGAGGCCACCAAGAAGGACGTTGAGAAGGGTGAATCTCGCAGTGAAGAACTCCGAGAGTTGACTTCCAAATTCATTCTTCGCAGAACAGCCGACATCCTGTCCAAGTACCTTCCGCCGAAATCAGAATATGTTCTCTTTTGCAAACCGACCCGTGTCCAGGCGAACATCTACAAGGCTGTGCTTCAATCGCCCATTTTCCAAACGGCGATGGGCAACGCAGAAAGTGCCCTTCAGCTCATAACCATCCTGAAGAAGCTGTGCAACAgtccctctcttctttctgcGAAGAATACCGATGATTCACCAAACGAAACAATCAGTGCTCTTCTGGCTTCACTACCTCCAAATCTCGTGCGTCAGTTCTCGGCGTCCGCAAGTTCGAAAATTCGCGTTCTAGATCAGATCCTTGACAGTTTACATGCGAAGACGTCTGAAAAGATAGTTCTCGTGTCAAATTACACCTCAACCTTGACCCTCCTAGCAACCCTACTCACATCCCTCGGTCTCCCATTCCTTCGTCTGGACGGCAGCACGCCTGCTCAAAAGCGTCAGCCACTTGTGGATGATTTCAATCGCCTCCCCGCGGAGGCCTGTTTTGCCTTTCTACTCTCTGCCAAGGCAGGGGGTACCGGTCTGAATCTCATAGGCGCTAGTCGATTGATTCTCTTCGATGTAGACTGGAACCCTGCTACGGATATCCAAGCAATGGCACGCATCCATCGCGATGGTCAGAAGAACCACTGCCGCATTTACCGGGTTGTTCTGAAGGGGAGCTTGGAGGAGAAAATCTGGCAGCGCCAGGTGACCAAACTCGGCCTGGCAGACAGCGTCATGGAGCACAAAGATAGTGTGTCACAGTTTTCGACGGCCGAATTACGAGATCTTTTCCGTCTTGATGAGGAAAGCACTTGCCAGACACATGAACTTTTGGGATGCGATTGTGGTGGAAAGGGAATCGCACCAGTTCTGTCGGGAACCACGACACCCAAAGAGAATCTTGACACTGACCTCTCGGAACTGAGTGACCCACCGTCCGAACTGGACGATGAgggagaggatgaagacgatgacgaggatctACCGGATTTGCCCACTCTCATGAAGGCTTCAGAAGTGGACATGGAGAAGCAAGAACGGGACATTCGCGAAAAGTCCCGTCGTAGACAAACGACAAGCCACCGTGGTGGTAAGACCAGGTCCAAATCGCAAAAGGACAAGATGCACCAATCTCTGGCGCAATACGCTCATGTCGACCCCTCTCTTCTGTGCGGCGACAATGATGACGAGAATGAGATTGCAGCCGCAGTCGACGATGATATTCTTGTCGACTTGCTCAAAGATGAGTGTAACCAGATCGGGTACCTGTTTAAGAAAACGAGCGGAGCACAGGTTGAACTTCCACCTGCTGTTGTTCTGGACGCTTAG